The following are encoded in a window of Carassius auratus strain Wakin chromosome 6, ASM336829v1, whole genome shotgun sequence genomic DNA:
- the LOC113091262 gene encoding mediator of RNA polymerase II transcription subunit 8, translated as MQQREEKQLEASLESLLSRVSHLKASLQSFILKLEHEHDRLSWPSVLDNFALLSGQLNTINKVLKNEKTPSYRSQVIIPLLLSPDRDEELLRLTEQRVPVFSHEIVPDHLRTKPDPEVEEQEKHLSAEAARIGPEVAQKQIQTLNKLCSSLLEKLNNPRDDRDSETSALRQNKPSFNPADTNALVAAVGFGKGLSKCRPPGSVPAGHPGQPMMSTGPTLQQVTIAGTTGHQSGMGGQGSQQQPGQPGKMPSNIKTNIKSASMHPYNR; from the exons ATGCAG CAGCGGGAGGAGAAGCAGCTGGAGGCGTCTCTGGAGTCTCTGCTCTCTCGTGTGTCTCATCTGAAAGCTTCCCTGCAGAGTTTTATTCTGAAGCTGGAGCACGAGCACGACAGACTCTCATG GCCCTCAGTGCTGGATAATTTCGCCCTCCTGTCCGGGCAGCTGAACACCATCAATAAAGTGTTAAAGAACGAGAAGACCCCGTCCTACAGGTCCCAGGTCATCATCCCGCTGCTGCTGTCTCCTGATCGAGATGAAGAGCTGCTG AGACTGACCGAGCAGCGTGTGCCTGTGTTCAGTCACGAGATCGTGCCGGATCATCTCAGGACCAAACCTGACCCGGAGGTGGAGGAACAGGAGAAGCACCTGAGCGCTGAAGCGGCCCGCATCGGACCTGAAGTAGCTCAG AAACAGATCCAAACACTGAATAAACTTTGCTCGAGTCTTTTGGAAAAGCTGAATAATCCTCGGGACGACAGAGACTCTGAAACCTCAG CTTTGAGGCAAAACAAGCCATCCTTCAATCCCGCCGACACGAACGCTCTGGTGGCAGCGGTGGGGTTCGGAAAGGGACTCTCGAAGTGCAGGCCACCTGGATCTGTCCCCGCTGGTCACCCTGGACAGCCGATGATGTCCACAGGTCCCACACTTCAGCAGGTCACAATCGCTGGGACCACGGGCCATCAGTCCGGCATGGGAGGACAGGGCTCCCAGCAGCAGCCTGGACAACCTG GGAAAATGCCCAGCAACATCAAGACTAACATCAAGTCTGCATCCATGCATCCTTACAACCGATGA